A section of the Veillonella criceti genome encodes:
- a CDS encoding sulfurtransferase: MKHFITPAELVKEQAKYIILDIRGQKAYGAAHIPNAYVLDVTIDLSGPVKKHGGRHPLPDFNVLADKLASFGITKDSHIVVYDSWLFLAGRLWWTLRYMGLSHVKVLAGGIERWIHEGQPVTNIPTPLQTTTASFNYHLQDHMVMTHDHVLESSQTRSHIIIDARTPERYTGTDIDTMDGMTGHIPTAINHFWADGFDANGPLPQEQLKDVFKNILSVTKPIVTYCGSGITACLTMLAMAEIGIESALYVGSSSDWVTYPNAPIATGIESIK; this comes from the coding sequence ATGAAACATTTTATTACACCTGCTGAATTAGTAAAAGAGCAAGCAAAGTATATTATCCTTGATATTCGCGGTCAGAAAGCTTATGGGGCCGCTCATATTCCAAACGCTTATGTACTTGATGTAACTATCGATTTATCTGGCCCTGTGAAAAAACATGGTGGTCGCCATCCACTGCCCGATTTTAATGTACTCGCTGATAAATTAGCCTCTTTTGGCATTACTAAAGACAGTCATATCGTAGTTTATGATTCCTGGCTATTTTTAGCGGGACGCCTTTGGTGGACTTTACGTTATATGGGGCTCTCCCATGTAAAAGTCCTAGCGGGTGGTATTGAGCGATGGATTCACGAAGGACAGCCTGTAACGAATATCCCTACGCCCTTACAGACTACAACAGCCTCTTTTAATTACCACTTACAAGACCATATGGTTATGACTCATGATCACGTCTTAGAAAGTAGCCAAACGCGCAGTCACATTATTATTGATGCCCGCACTCCTGAACGCTATACAGGTACCGACATTGATACTATGGATGGCATGACGGGACATATTCCAACAGCTATTAATCATTTCTGGGCTGATGGCTTTGATGCCAATGGTCCTTTACCGCAAGAGCAACTAAAAGACGTATTTAAAAATATTCTCTCGGTCACTAAACCGATTGTCACTTATTGTGGTTCTGGTATTACCGCCTGCCTCACTATGCTTGCTATGGCAGAAATTGGTATTGAATCGGCTCTCTATGTAGGAAGTTCTAGCGATTGGGTTACCTACCCCAACGCTCCTATCGCAACAGGCATTGAAAGTATAAAATAA
- the recQ gene encoding DNA helicase RecQ, whose translation MAHPAAEAALQHYFGYATFRPAQEVPVASLLAGKDILAIMPTGAGKSICFQIPALLKRGLTIVFSPLISLMQDQVDGLRMQKIPAAYLNSTQEQEESTQILRALRANRVKLLYLAPERLSSEWFQNFLKELPIEQIIIDEAHCVSQWGHDFRPSYQLIAPFIDTLPRRPVIGAFTASATREVEADMKRLLGLQEATVHVTGFDRPNLSFEVVQPERKLPYVLQFVAQHSEENGIIYCATRKDVEMVYGELAKRGVEVGYYHAGLSDEVRKLQQDRYAYDKVKVMVATSAFGMGIDKSNVRYVLHYQMPRNMESYYQEAGRAGRDGGASKCVLLYSGRDVMIHKYLINESVHEPERRRIEMSKLQQMINYCFTSDCLRKYMLTYFGETVPWSRCDNCGSCLNKGALRDLTKEARYIFKAVLDTEERYGAAMITDIVGGNRTDRIVRYGWDRLPVFGTLRDMDDRDIKGLIRQFTSLGYLECASGKYPILSITPAGEAVLDGHAKVTEVRRQIVTVRPDGPRQNGLSGDNRFSKTGKSWGQGIKSGSNKPNLFEALRQHRKELSTQLKVPPYLIFPDTVLIDMASMKPQTLADLYKIKGIGETKLQRFGLSFLKVINTFTKEG comes from the coding sequence ATGGCTCATCCCGCAGCTGAAGCAGCATTACAACATTATTTTGGTTACGCCACGTTCCGTCCGGCTCAAGAAGTACCAGTCGCATCGTTATTAGCTGGTAAAGATATTTTAGCAATTATGCCAACGGGCGCTGGTAAGTCGATTTGCTTTCAGATTCCTGCGTTGTTGAAACGAGGCTTAACGATTGTCTTTTCGCCGTTGATTTCGCTTATGCAAGATCAAGTGGATGGACTGCGGATGCAAAAGATTCCAGCCGCCTATTTAAATAGCACGCAAGAACAAGAAGAGTCAACACAGATATTAAGAGCCTTGCGTGCTAATCGTGTAAAACTTTTATATTTAGCTCCTGAACGTTTGAGTTCAGAGTGGTTTCAAAATTTTTTAAAAGAATTGCCTATAGAGCAAATTATTATTGATGAAGCCCATTGTGTATCACAGTGGGGCCATGATTTTAGGCCCTCTTATCAGCTGATTGCGCCCTTTATTGATACATTGCCACGTAGGCCTGTTATTGGCGCCTTTACGGCTAGTGCTACGCGCGAAGTCGAAGCTGATATGAAACGACTTTTAGGATTGCAAGAGGCAACAGTTCATGTAACGGGTTTTGATAGACCTAATCTTTCATTTGAAGTAGTACAACCAGAACGAAAACTGCCTTATGTGCTTCAATTTGTGGCACAACATAGTGAAGAAAATGGTATTATCTACTGTGCTACCCGTAAAGATGTAGAAATGGTGTATGGGGAATTGGCTAAACGAGGCGTAGAAGTAGGCTATTATCATGCGGGCTTAAGTGATGAGGTGCGTAAGTTACAGCAAGACCGGTATGCCTATGATAAAGTAAAAGTTATGGTAGCTACTAGTGCGTTTGGCATGGGCATAGATAAGAGTAATGTGCGCTATGTACTTCATTATCAGATGCCGCGTAATATGGAAAGCTATTACCAAGAAGCAGGTCGGGCAGGTCGTGATGGTGGCGCTTCTAAATGTGTACTCTTATATAGCGGGCGAGATGTAATGATTCATAAGTATTTGATTAATGAATCTGTCCACGAGCCTGAACGACGGCGTATTGAAATGTCTAAGTTACAGCAAATGATTAATTATTGTTTCACGAGTGATTGTCTGCGCAAATATATGCTCACCTATTTTGGGGAAACGGTACCTTGGTCACGTTGTGATAATTGTGGGAGTTGTTTAAATAAAGGGGCTTTACGGGATTTAACCAAAGAAGCACGCTATATTTTTAAAGCTGTATTAGATACGGAAGAACGATATGGGGCGGCTATGATTACTGATATTGTAGGTGGCAATCGGACAGACCGGATTGTACGTTATGGTTGGGATCGGTTACCTGTATTTGGGACTCTTCGAGATATGGATGACCGTGACATTAAAGGTCTTATACGACAGTTTACGTCTTTGGGGTATTTGGAGTGTGCAAGTGGCAAATATCCCATATTGAGTATTACGCCGGCTGGTGAAGCCGTCTTAGACGGCCATGCTAAGGTAACCGAAGTTCGTCGACAGATTGTGACTGTTCGCCCTGATGGTCCTCGCCAGAATGGTTTAAGTGGTGATAATCGCTTTAGTAAAACTGGTAAGTCATGGGGACAGGGTATTAAGTCTGGTTCTAATAAGCCTAATTTATTTGAAGCGTTACGACAACATCGCAAAGAGTTAAGCACGCAATTAAAAGTACCACCGTATTTGATTTTTCCAGATACGGTATTAATTGATATGGCTTCGATGAAACCGCAGACTTTAGCTGATTTATATAAGATTAAGGGCATTGGTGAAACGAAATTACAACGCTTTGGTTTATCCTTTTTGAAGGTAATTAATACATTTACAAAAGAAGGATAA
- a CDS encoding thymidylate synthase yields MSRADDQYLAIVERILKDGYYANNRTGVPTYKLPHQMMQFDLSKEFPILTTKFVAFKTAVKELLWIWQKQSNDVKELQAMGVHVWDEWMREDGTIGKAYGYQLAKYKQVDTLLRMLKEDPQSRRMIVTLWNIEDLPDMALQPCAYETLWDVAGDRLNCMLVQRSGDMGLGIPFNMAQYAALVYMIAHVSGLKPGQFTHIINNAHIYENHVDALKLQLARREEAKPAPSLWLNESVQTFYEFTPDDVKLEGYEHLGKLPMEVAV; encoded by the coding sequence ATGAGTCGGGCCGATGATCAATATTTAGCCATTGTAGAACGAATTTTAAAAGACGGTTATTACGCGAATAATCGTACAGGTGTGCCTACCTACAAATTGCCTCATCAAATGATGCAATTTGATTTGAGTAAAGAATTTCCTATTTTAACGACTAAATTTGTAGCGTTCAAAACGGCTGTGAAAGAATTGTTGTGGATTTGGCAAAAGCAAAGTAATGATGTGAAAGAACTGCAAGCCATGGGGGTTCATGTTTGGGATGAATGGATGCGCGAAGATGGTACGATTGGTAAAGCTTATGGCTATCAATTAGCTAAATATAAGCAAGTGGATACTTTATTGCGTATGCTCAAAGAGGACCCACAAAGTCGCCGCATGATTGTAACACTTTGGAATATTGAAGATTTACCTGATATGGCGTTACAGCCTTGTGCCTATGAAACCTTGTGGGATGTAGCTGGAGATCGATTAAATTGTATGCTTGTGCAACGCAGTGGTGATATGGGTCTTGGTATTCCGTTTAACATGGCACAGTATGCTGCTTTAGTTTATATGATCGCGCACGTAAGTGGCTTAAAACCAGGTCAATTTACGCATATTATTAACAATGCCCACATTTATGAAAATCATGTAGATGCGCTTAAATTGCAACTAGCACGCCGTGAGGAAGCTAAACCAGCGCCAAGTTTATGGTTAAATGAGTCTGTTCAGACGTTTTATGAATTTACCCCTGATGATGTGAAATTAGAAGGGTATGAACATTTGGGTAAGTTGCCAATGGAGGTGGCTGTATAA
- a CDS encoding dihydrofolate reductase, translating into MLAMVVAKAKNNVIGKDNQLIWHLPKDLQYFKKLTTGHVIIMGRKTLESLPFLLPNREHWVVTRQTDYVPPYEGVRVFHAPEDAVKAAQQLDIAYCIGGAQMYESFMPYAKELYVTEIEQEFEGDAYFPAIDLHQFEMVESIAGEVDEKNPWPFSFVTYRRKE; encoded by the coding sequence ATGTTAGCAATGGTTGTGGCGAAAGCAAAAAATAATGTGATTGGTAAGGATAATCAACTCATTTGGCATTTGCCAAAAGATTTGCAATATTTTAAAAAATTAACCACTGGCCATGTTATTATCATGGGGCGTAAGACATTGGAATCATTACCTTTTTTATTGCCTAATCGAGAACATTGGGTAGTAACCCGGCAGACTGATTATGTGCCACCGTATGAAGGAGTGCGCGTATTTCATGCCCCAGAAGACGCCGTTAAGGCAGCACAACAGTTAGACATAGCGTATTGCATTGGTGGGGCTCAAATGTATGAATCGTTTATGCCCTATGCTAAAGAATTGTATGTAACTGAAATTGAGCAAGAGTTTGAAGGGGATGCGTATTTTCCAGCTATTGATTTGCACCAATTTGAAATGGTAGAATCAATAGCCGGTGAAGTGGATGAGAAGAATCCATGGCCATTTAGTTTTGTTACGTATCGTCGGAAGGAGTAG
- a CDS encoding Tex family protein, with protein MLEKMSQYIATELGVKGWQVKVAVELLDEGNTVPFIARYRKEKTGELKDEQLREIEERIKYLRNLEQRREEIVRSITEQEKMTPELATAIEGAMKLQELEDLYLPYRPKKRTRASIAREQGLEPLAAMIVSEVADDIAASAETLAQPFITDEVPTIEAAWQGAMDIVAEDVSDRADFRAYLREAIWRDGKVKAVLVDETDDNKEVRQGFLQYENHEEAIHQMPSHRILAINRGEKLGVLKVTITAPDETYIAYMLGKLPVPAVTSLVPYKELAVADAYKRLIFPAMEREIRKTLTENADEQAIKVFGTNLRNLLLQPPLAGHVIMGLDPGYRMGCKMAIIDAQGNVLDQGIYHLTAGEKGKEAAKVDMAHRIRKWKVTLLSIGNGTASYETEQFVSQLIEAEKLDCHYIITNEAGASVYSASKLAIEELPDLDVSIRGAVSIARRVQDPLAESVKIDPKSIGVGQYQHDVNQKQLSATLDQVVETVVNHVGVELNTASPAILQHVAGISSAVANNIVAYRKDNGTFHNRKELLKVKRLGPAAFTQCAGFLRIKDSQNPLDNTPVHPESYELAETIIKDLGFSLTQLNDKATLEAFHEKLALVDAETVAANLEAGVPTVRDILEALAKPGRDPREDLPAPMTRKHVMSLEDVKVGTVVKGTVHNVVDFGAFVDFGLKVNGLLHRSEFCRRNEHPSDVLAVGDIIEAEIISVEPARNRIGLSMKSLRNKGNSQLGKSTGEDTKIQSGSENRRNQRNNKNHVNEAGSNNRRNNQQNQQNSQNRRNKKRNEPAPFVNNNITIVYSKKK; from the coding sequence ATGTTAGAAAAAATGTCCCAATATATTGCCACGGAGTTAGGTGTTAAAGGGTGGCAAGTTAAGGTGGCAGTTGAATTATTAGATGAAGGCAATACAGTGCCTTTTATTGCACGCTATCGTAAAGAAAAAACAGGCGAATTAAAAGATGAACAGCTTCGCGAGATTGAAGAGCGCATTAAATATTTGCGTAATTTAGAGCAACGCCGTGAAGAAATCGTTCGTTCCATTACGGAACAAGAAAAAATGACTCCTGAGTTAGCAACGGCTATTGAAGGGGCTATGAAATTACAAGAATTAGAAGATTTATATTTACCATATCGTCCTAAGAAACGGACACGTGCTTCTATTGCTCGTGAACAAGGGCTGGAACCATTAGCGGCCATGATAGTCAGTGAAGTCGCTGATGATATAGCTGCATCGGCTGAAACACTGGCGCAGCCATTTATAACAGATGAGGTACCCACCATTGAAGCGGCTTGGCAAGGTGCTATGGACATTGTAGCTGAAGATGTGAGCGACCGAGCTGACTTTCGTGCTTATTTACGCGAAGCTATTTGGCGGGACGGCAAAGTAAAAGCTGTATTAGTGGATGAAACTGATGATAATAAAGAGGTGCGTCAGGGGTTTTTGCAATATGAAAATCATGAAGAGGCAATTCATCAGATGCCATCACATCGAATTTTGGCTATTAATCGTGGTGAAAAATTAGGGGTGTTAAAGGTAACCATTACGGCCCCTGATGAGACCTATATTGCGTATATGCTTGGTAAACTACCAGTGCCAGCAGTAACTAGTTTAGTGCCCTATAAGGAACTGGCGGTGGCAGATGCTTATAAACGTTTAATTTTCCCTGCGATGGAGCGTGAAATTCGCAAAACTTTGACGGAAAATGCCGATGAACAAGCCATTAAAGTATTTGGCACCAATTTACGTAATTTATTATTACAACCACCATTGGCGGGGCATGTGATTATGGGGCTTGATCCAGGCTATCGCATGGGCTGTAAAATGGCTATTATTGATGCCCAAGGGAATGTATTAGATCAGGGCATCTATCACTTAACTGCTGGCGAAAAAGGTAAAGAAGCTGCTAAAGTTGATATGGCTCATCGCATTCGTAAATGGAAGGTAACGTTACTGTCTATTGGAAATGGCACGGCTTCTTATGAAACGGAGCAATTCGTTTCACAATTGATTGAAGCAGAAAAATTAGATTGCCACTATATTATTACCAATGAAGCAGGTGCGTCTGTATATTCAGCTTCAAAATTGGCTATTGAAGAATTACCAGATTTAGATGTATCCATTCGTGGCGCTGTATCGATAGCGCGACGCGTGCAAGATCCATTAGCTGAGTCTGTTAAAATCGATCCTAAATCTATCGGCGTAGGCCAATATCAACACGATGTAAATCAAAAACAATTGAGTGCTACGTTAGATCAAGTGGTTGAAACGGTAGTAAACCATGTGGGGGTAGAGTTAAATACAGCCTCTCCTGCTATTTTGCAACATGTAGCAGGGATTAGTAGTGCCGTAGCTAATAATATTGTGGCGTATCGTAAGGATAATGGTACCTTCCATAATCGTAAAGAATTGTTAAAGGTAAAACGGTTAGGGCCAGCGGCGTTTACTCAATGTGCCGGCTTTTTGCGCATTAAGGATAGCCAAAACCCACTAGATAATACACCTGTTCATCCTGAATCTTATGAATTGGCTGAAACAATTATTAAAGATTTAGGCTTCTCTTTAACGCAATTGAATGATAAAGCTACATTAGAAGCGTTCCATGAAAAATTAGCGCTAGTTGATGCGGAAACAGTAGCAGCTAATTTAGAGGCTGGCGTACCAACGGTGCGCGATATTTTAGAAGCCCTCGCTAAGCCAGGCCGTGATCCTCGTGAAGATTTACCGGCACCAATGACACGTAAGCATGTAATGAGCCTAGAAGATGTTAAGGTAGGAACGGTTGTTAAGGGCACCGTTCACAATGTGGTAGATTTTGGGGCTTTTGTTGATTTTGGTCTTAAAGTAAATGGTCTGCTACATCGGAGTGAATTCTGCCGTCGTAATGAACACCCATCAGATGTATTAGCAGTGGGTGATATTATTGAAGCAGAAATTATTTCCGTAGAGCCAGCGCGTAATCGTATTGGTTTATCTATGAAGTCTTTGCGTAATAAAGGAAATTCTCAGTTAGGTAAAAGCACAGGCGAGGATACGAAGATTCAATCTGGATCTGAAAATCGTAGAAACCAACGAAATAATAAGAATCATGTTAATGAAGCCGGTAGCAATAATCGACGGAATAATCAACAGAATCAGCAAAATTCGCAAAATCGTCGTAATAAGAAACGTAATGAACCAGCGCCTTTTGTAAATAACAACATTACTATTGTATATAGTAAGAAAAAGTAG
- a CDS encoding DEAD/DEAH box helicase, which translates to MLEKFEELQISEPILRALNDMGFEEPTPIQKEAIPVAMEGLDMIGQAQTGTGKTAAFGIPALEQVDEHLRAVQVLILSPTRELAIQVAEELNKMAQHTHIQALPIYGGQDIQRQFRSLRKNPQIIVATPGRLMDHMERGSISFDKVKMIVLDEADEMLNMGFIDDINKILGAVPEERQTLLFSATMPPAIQTLAENYLKEPRLIRMKPTQVTMDLIEQYYIEVQDRQKFDLLCRLLDMQAPDLAIVFGRTKRRVDEVTEGLKKRGYMAEGIHGDLSQQKRDSVIRQFREGTIDILVATDVAARGLDISGVTHVYNYDLPQDPESYVHRVGRTGRAGKAGMANTFVIPREMEHLHAIERLTKRKIARRKAPSLGEVLEGQQKLAVQSLINMADDTENLKEYRASAEELLNDLDSVTLVAAAIKLLTKEPDTTPVNITEEAPLRVRKKRSFGKDGRRRDGQRGGRSGDRRNGERTSRSRNRDERRSGGSRPKRRNPEGQGRRGGQEGPKSGAFKPYFKD; encoded by the coding sequence ATGCTTGAAAAATTTGAAGAATTACAAATTAGCGAGCCCATTTTACGGGCTTTAAATGATATGGGGTTTGAAGAACCTACGCCAATTCAAAAGGAAGCGATTCCGGTAGCCATGGAAGGTCTTGATATGATTGGTCAAGCTCAGACTGGTACTGGTAAAACAGCAGCCTTTGGTATTCCTGCCTTAGAACAGGTGGATGAACATTTACGAGCTGTACAAGTATTAATCTTGTCACCAACACGCGAATTGGCTATTCAGGTAGCAGAAGAACTCAATAAAATGGCTCAGCATACGCATATTCAAGCGTTGCCAATTTATGGTGGCCAAGATATTCAGCGCCAGTTCCGTAGCTTACGTAAAAATCCACAAATTATCGTCGCAACTCCAGGTCGTTTAATGGATCATATGGAACGTGGTTCCATTAGCTTTGATAAAGTGAAAATGATCGTACTCGATGAAGCCGATGAAATGCTAAATATGGGCTTTATTGATGATATTAATAAAATTTTAGGGGCTGTACCAGAAGAACGTCAGACATTGTTATTCTCGGCTACTATGCCACCGGCCATTCAAACGTTGGCAGAAAATTATTTGAAAGAACCACGTTTGATTCGTATGAAACCAACACAAGTGACGATGGATCTTATTGAACAGTATTACATCGAAGTACAAGATCGTCAGAAGTTTGACTTACTTTGTCGTTTGCTAGATATGCAAGCTCCAGATTTGGCTATCGTGTTTGGCCGTACAAAGCGTCGTGTTGATGAAGTAACCGAAGGTCTTAAGAAACGTGGCTATATGGCAGAAGGCATTCATGGTGATTTATCGCAGCAAAAACGCGACAGTGTCATTCGCCAGTTCCGTGAAGGGACTATTGATATTTTAGTAGCTACCGATGTAGCAGCTCGTGGCCTTGATATTAGTGGTGTAACACATGTTTACAATTACGATTTACCACAGGATCCAGAAAGTTATGTACACCGCGTAGGTCGTACTGGTCGTGCAGGTAAAGCAGGGATGGCCAATACGTTTGTAATCCCTCGCGAAATGGAACATTTACATGCTATTGAACGCTTAACTAAACGTAAAATTGCACGCCGTAAAGCACCGTCTTTAGGCGAGGTATTAGAAGGACAACAGAAGTTAGCTGTTCAAAGCTTAATTAACATGGCTGATGATACAGAAAACTTGAAAGAGTATCGTGCAAGTGCCGAAGAATTGCTTAATGATTTGGATTCCGTAACATTAGTAGCGGCCGCTATTAAATTGTTGACAAAAGAACCAGATACAACACCAGTAAATATTACGGAAGAAGCACCACTTCGTGTACGTAAGAAACGTTCTTTCGGTAAGGATGGCCGTCGTCGTGATGGGCAACGCGGAGGCCGCAGTGGTGATCGACGTAATGGGGAACGAACTTCTCGCAGTCGTAATCGTGATGAACGCCGTAGTGGTGGCAGTCGTCCAAAACGTCGTAATCCTGAAGGACAAGGTCGTCGTGGTGGCCAAGAAGGGCCAAAGAGTGGCGCGTTTAAGCCATATTTTAAAGACTAA
- a CDS encoding Fur family transcriptional regulator, whose translation MDIAQKLRSEGYKVTPQRIAIYQVLYGQNEHPTAEMIYQSLRRDHPTMSLATVYKTMEIFEKIGLVKVLDTGDDCSRYDWDTHNHPHMRCVVCKRVDDLDGMDMDDTLAQVAELSQYKVTGQQITFEGICPECQRKEAH comes from the coding sequence ATGGATATTGCACAAAAATTGCGTTCCGAAGGGTATAAAGTGACCCCACAGCGTATTGCGATTTATCAAGTGCTTTATGGTCAAAATGAACATCCTACGGCGGAAATGATATATCAAAGCTTGCGCCGTGACCATCCAACTATGAGTCTAGCAACCGTGTATAAGACGATGGAGATTTTTGAGAAGATCGGTCTTGTCAAAGTTCTCGATACGGGCGATGATTGCAGTCGCTATGATTGGGATACACATAATCACCCGCATATGCGTTGTGTTGTATGCAAACGCGTTGATGATTTAGATGGTATGGATATGGATGATACCTTGGCTCAAGTGGCTGAACTTAGTCAATATAAGGTCACGGGTCAACAGATTACGTTTGAAGGCATTTGTCCAGAATGTCAACGTAAAGAAGCGCACTAA
- a CDS encoding deoxyribonuclease IV: MLTIGCHLSISKGYLHMGQEALSLGGNTFQYFTRNPRGGKARAFDESDMKALLDFMKEHNFGKVLGHAPYTLNACAADPSLRQFAKNMMREDLERLEFLPHQLYNFHPGSHVKQGVDAGIEYIVEALNEVLFEGMQTTVLLETMAGKGTEVGRTFEEIARIIDGVKLKEYIGVCMDTCHIHEGDYDIIGDLDGVMDSFDRIIGLERLQAIHLNDSKNPRGAHKDRHEKIGEGHIGLEAITAVINHPALRNLPFYLETPNELDGYAKEIALLRSVYCEV; encoded by the coding sequence ATGTTAACAATTGGTTGTCATTTATCAATCAGTAAAGGATATTTGCATATGGGGCAAGAGGCATTGTCCTTGGGCGGTAATACGTTTCAGTACTTCACGCGTAACCCTCGTGGGGGCAAAGCTAGAGCATTCGATGAAAGTGATATGAAAGCGTTGTTGGACTTTATGAAAGAACACAATTTCGGTAAAGTGTTAGGTCATGCACCGTATACCTTGAATGCTTGTGCCGCTGATCCTTCATTACGCCAGTTTGCTAAGAATATGATGCGGGAAGATTTAGAACGATTAGAGTTTTTGCCACATCAACTATATAATTTTCATCCTGGCAGTCATGTGAAACAAGGGGTAGATGCAGGCATAGAGTATATTGTAGAAGCTCTTAATGAAGTGTTGTTTGAAGGTATGCAGACCACCGTTTTATTGGAAACCATGGCGGGGAAAGGCACAGAAGTAGGGCGCACTTTTGAGGAAATAGCGCGCATTATTGATGGCGTAAAATTAAAAGAATATATTGGTGTTTGTATGGATACATGTCACATTCACGAAGGCGATTATGATATCATTGGTGATTTAGACGGCGTGATGGATTCATTTGATCGCATTATTGGCTTGGAGCGTTTACAGGCAATTCATTTGAATGATTCGAAGAATCCTCGTGGGGCTCATAAAGATCGGCATGAAAAAATTGGCGAGGGCCATATTGGGTTAGAAGCAATTACAGCGGTTATTAATCATCCCGCACTGCGAAATTTACCATTCTATTTAGAAACGCCGAATGAGCTAGACGGGTATGCGAAGGAAATTGCCTTACTTCGTAGTGTATATTGCGAGGTGTAA
- a CDS encoding exonuclease SbcCD subunit D, whose amino-acid sequence MRILHMADWHLGRIFYARHLTEDQAYVIEQQLYALVKEAQIDVIVLAGDVFDRAVPPVEAVELWDAVITKLTLDYKIPVLVIGGNHDSAERLEVGRDLWSQSGLHVWGRLERSLRPIYIADRDGEVAFCPMPFAEPRTVLTQLLQTEPSEAQAEIWQSLPVAYGPIYEAWATYLRSLVKPNVRTVAIAHAMVAGSETSESERPLVIGGSASVGVDVFAPFNYAALGHIHRPQRMGADYIRYSGSLLKYSFDEANHMKSFTIIDMDAEGICTIEQVPIKALHDVVNIKGYFNDILQDDALHQKHKNDYVQVQLLDTAPVIDGMARLREVLPYAMSLELIGRMAVDVTSTATVAYKQLSERELFEQFAEAVRENPLSETEKTYMNRLWERLLKETDV is encoded by the coding sequence ATGCGTATTTTACATATGGCAGATTGGCACTTGGGGCGTATTTTTTACGCTCGCCATTTAACTGAAGATCAAGCCTATGTGATAGAGCAACAATTATATGCTTTAGTAAAAGAGGCCCAAATTGATGTTATTGTGTTGGCTGGCGATGTGTTTGATCGGGCGGTACCACCTGTAGAGGCGGTAGAACTTTGGGATGCGGTCATTACTAAGTTGACGCTTGACTATAAGATTCCAGTGCTTGTTATTGGTGGTAATCATGATAGTGCGGAACGGTTAGAAGTGGGCCGTGATTTGTGGTCACAGTCAGGTTTACATGTATGGGGGCGATTAGAACGTAGTTTAAGGCCTATATATATAGCTGACAGAGACGGTGAAGTTGCTTTTTGTCCTATGCCGTTTGCAGAGCCCAGAACCGTATTAACTCAATTATTGCAGACAGAGCCGAGTGAAGCCCAAGCTGAAATATGGCAGTCTTTACCAGTGGCCTATGGACCTATTTATGAAGCGTGGGCGACGTATTTGCGTAGCTTAGTAAAGCCTAACGTGCGTACCGTAGCAATTGCCCATGCCATGGTTGCTGGTAGTGAAACGAGTGAATCAGAACGGCCGTTAGTCATTGGTGGCTCAGCTAGTGTAGGTGTCGATGTGTTTGCACCGTTTAATTATGCGGCATTAGGACATATTCATCGGCCGCAACGTATGGGGGCTGATTATATACGGTATAGTGGTTCGTTATTAAAATATTCCTTTGATGAAGCAAATCATATGAAGTCGTTTACAATTATTGATATGGATGCCGAGGGGATTTGCACTATTGAACAGGTACCCATTAAGGCCCTTCATGATGTGGTCAATATAAAAGGGTATTTCAACGATATTTTACAAGATGATGCTTTGCATCAGAAACATAAAAATGACTATGTACAGGTTCAGCTGTTAGATACGGCGCCTGTTATTGATGGCATGGCACGGTTGCGAGAGGTATTACCTTATGCTATGTCCTTGGAGCTGATTGGACGTATGGCTGTAGACGTAACTAGTACGGCAACCGTAGCCTATAAACAGCTGTCAGAGCGTGAATTATTCGAACAATTTGCTGAAGCTGTTCGTGAAAATCCTCTGAGTGAAACTGAGAAAACGTATATGAATAGACTGTGGGAACGATTGTTGAAGGAGACAGATGTATGA